One genomic window of Microbacterium sp. BH-3-3-3 includes the following:
- a CDS encoding glutamate-5-semialdehyde dehydrogenase — protein MTTIAASVDERLRLAKDAAREIGLLDSERKTALLNAVADAIEAASAEIVAANADDLERGRADAIGDALLDRLRLDAGRVAALAAAVRDVAGLPDPVGRVLDRRTLANGLALEKVAVPFGVVGSIYEARPNVTVDIASLALRSGNAVVLRGGSAAQSTNATLVSVMRAALQAQGVSPEAVQSVDDFGRDGARALMNARGLVDVLVPRGSASLIETVVTESTVPVIETGAGVVHVFLDATARDDWARDIVLNAKTQRPSVCNAVETVLVHRDAADRLLPELLASLSDAGVTVHGDDVTRAHDARVVTATEDDWAREYGTLDLAVRVVDDLDDALAHIRRYSTHHTESIITADQASADRFLAEVDSAVVMVNASTRFTDGGEFGFGAEVGISTQKLHARGPMGLAELTSTKWLGRGDGQVRA, from the coding sequence ATGACCACGATCGCCGCCTCCGTCGATGAGCGCTTGCGTCTGGCCAAAGACGCCGCGCGCGAGATCGGTCTGCTCGATTCCGAGCGCAAGACCGCTCTGCTGAACGCGGTCGCCGACGCGATCGAGGCGGCGTCCGCCGAGATCGTCGCGGCCAACGCCGACGACCTCGAACGCGGACGAGCGGATGCCATCGGCGACGCCCTCCTCGACCGCCTGCGCCTCGATGCCGGACGCGTCGCAGCCCTGGCGGCGGCGGTGCGCGATGTCGCCGGCCTGCCCGACCCCGTCGGCCGCGTGCTCGACAGGCGGACGCTCGCCAACGGACTCGCCCTCGAGAAGGTGGCGGTACCGTTCGGGGTCGTCGGGTCGATCTACGAGGCGCGCCCGAACGTCACGGTCGACATCGCCTCTCTCGCTTTGCGCTCCGGAAATGCGGTCGTGCTGCGCGGCGGTTCCGCGGCGCAGAGCACCAACGCGACCCTCGTCTCGGTCATGCGCGCGGCGCTGCAGGCCCAGGGCGTCAGCCCCGAGGCCGTGCAGAGCGTCGACGACTTCGGCCGCGACGGCGCGCGTGCGCTCATGAACGCGCGCGGACTGGTCGACGTGCTCGTGCCACGCGGAAGCGCGTCGCTGATCGAGACGGTCGTGACCGAGTCGACCGTTCCGGTCATCGAGACCGGGGCCGGCGTGGTCCACGTCTTCCTCGACGCCACGGCCCGTGACGACTGGGCGCGCGACATCGTGCTCAACGCCAAGACCCAGCGGCCGAGCGTGTGCAACGCCGTCGAGACGGTGCTCGTCCACCGCGACGCGGCCGATCGCCTGCTGCCCGAGCTGCTGGCGTCACTGTCCGATGCCGGGGTGACCGTGCACGGCGACGACGTCACGCGGGCACACGACGCGCGCGTCGTCACCGCGACCGAAGACGACTGGGCGCGTGAGTACGGGACGCTCGACCTGGCCGTGCGTGTCGTCGACGACCTCGACGACGCCCTCGCCCACATCCGCCGTTACTCGACCCACCACACCGAGTCGATCATCACGGCCGATCAGGCCTCGGCCGACCGGTTCCTCGCCGAGGTCGACTCGGCCGTCGTCATGGTCAACGCCTCCACCCGCTTCACCGACGGGGGAGAGTTCGGCTTCGGCGCCGAAGTCGGCATATCGACTCAGAAGCTGCACGCCCGCGGTCCCATGGGCCTCGCCGAACTCACGAGCACCAAGTGGCTCGGGCGCGGCGACGGCCAGGTCCGCGCCTGA
- the nadD gene encoding nicotinate-nucleotide adenylyltransferase — translation MSVTRAPRIGVMGGTFDPIHHGHLVAASEVAQSFDLDEVVFVPTGRPWQKDDVTESEHRYLMTVIATASNPQFTVSRVDIDREGPTYTIDTLRDLQEQRPGAELFFITGADAVAQILGWRNHQQLWDLAHFVAVSRPGHVLTTEGLPTENVSQLEIPALSISSTDCRARVRRGHPVWYLVPDGVVQYIAKHHLYRSNA, via the coding sequence ATGTCGGTGACGCGCGCCCCTCGGATCGGGGTCATGGGTGGGACGTTCGATCCCATCCATCATGGTCACCTCGTCGCGGCCAGCGAGGTGGCGCAGTCGTTCGACCTCGACGAGGTCGTCTTCGTGCCCACGGGTCGCCCGTGGCAGAAGGACGACGTCACCGAGAGCGAGCACCGCTACCTCATGACGGTGATCGCGACGGCCTCGAACCCCCAGTTCACGGTGAGCCGCGTCGACATCGATCGGGAAGGCCCCACTTACACGATCGACACGCTGCGCGATCTGCAGGAGCAGCGTCCGGGAGCCGAGCTGTTCTTCATCACCGGTGCCGACGCCGTGGCGCAGATCCTGGGGTGGCGAAACCATCAGCAGCTGTGGGATCTCGCGCATTTCGTGGCCGTCTCGCGGCCCGGACACGTGCTCACCACCGAAGGCCTGCCCACCGAAAACGTGAGCCAGCTGGAGATCCCGGCGCTGTCGATCTCGTCCACAGACTGCCGCGCCCGTGTGCGCCGAGGACACCCCGTGTGGTACCTCGTGCCCGACGGCGTCGTGCAGTACATCGCGAAGCACCACCTCTACCGGAGCAATGCATGA
- the rsfS gene encoding ribosome silencing factor translates to MTATANGREMAQIAALAADAKSGDDIVALDVSEPLPLVDIFLLVTGRNERNVAAIADEIEDKLLEHGHKRLRREGRQESRWVLLDFGDLVVHVFHEEERVYYGLERLWKDCPVVPIELPTPAGAPE, encoded by the coding sequence ATGACCGCCACCGCCAACGGACGGGAGATGGCGCAGATCGCCGCTCTCGCCGCCGACGCCAAGAGCGGCGACGACATCGTCGCCCTCGACGTCTCCGAGCCCCTTCCGCTCGTCGACATCTTCCTGCTCGTCACCGGTCGCAATGAGCGCAACGTCGCCGCGATCGCCGACGAGATCGAAGACAAGCTGCTTGAGCACGGCCACAAGCGTCTGCGCCGCGAGGGGCGTCAGGAGTCCCGCTGGGTGCTGCTCGACTTCGGCGACCTCGTGGTCCACGTCTTCCACGAAGAAGAGCGCGTCTACTACGGCCTGGAGCGCCTCTGGAAGGACTGCCCCGTCGTTCCGATCGAGCTGCCGACGCCCGCGGGCGCGCCCGAGTAA
- a CDS encoding TAXI family TRAP transporter solute-binding subunit: protein MTGVSRRSFLWAGAAAGTVVLAGCVPTAPTVLTLGCGEPGGSYLQFGQLLSDVARGSGAFEITALQTEGSVDNLALLSQGRVELALSLADSAAATSGEVVAIGRVYQNYLQCLVRAPDGQRSLAELAGTRVSLGAPGSGAAATARRVMEAAGLSPASATERPLRDAVVDLERGRIDALFWSGGVPTPQIAELAARTPIAVLDTTPVLPTLLQRYPDAYVATTIPAGVYGADSPVPAIGVANLLLARPDLDDTLVERVVDVLIDDAARLVAPGALGIQYLTPASLIDTLPIALHAAAERRYRERYG, encoded by the coding sequence GTGACGGGGGTCTCGCGGCGCAGCTTCCTGTGGGCGGGCGCCGCGGCGGGCACCGTCGTACTGGCGGGGTGCGTGCCCACCGCGCCGACCGTGCTGACGCTGGGCTGCGGCGAACCCGGTGGCAGCTACCTGCAGTTCGGCCAGCTGCTGAGCGACGTCGCCCGAGGGTCCGGGGCGTTCGAGATCACCGCCCTGCAGACCGAGGGCAGCGTCGACAACCTCGCCCTGCTGTCGCAGGGCCGCGTGGAGCTCGCCCTCTCGCTCGCGGATTCGGCGGCGGCGACGAGCGGTGAGGTGGTCGCGATCGGGCGGGTCTACCAGAACTACCTGCAGTGCCTCGTCCGCGCACCCGACGGCCAGCGCTCGCTCGCGGAGCTCGCCGGAACGCGCGTCTCGCTGGGTGCCCCCGGCTCGGGGGCGGCCGCGACCGCGCGCCGCGTGATGGAAGCCGCGGGACTCTCGCCCGCGTCGGCGACAGAGCGGCCGCTTCGCGATGCCGTCGTCGATCTGGAGCGGGGCCGCATCGATGCGCTGTTCTGGTCGGGAGGCGTGCCGACGCCCCAGATCGCGGAGCTCGCCGCCCGCACCCCCATCGCGGTGCTCGACACGACGCCCGTGCTGCCGACGCTCCTGCAGCGCTACCCGGACGCGTACGTGGCCACGACCATCCCCGCCGGCGTGTACGGCGCGGACTCCCCGGTTCCCGCCATCGGCGTCGCCAACCTGCTGCTCGCCCGCCCCGACCTCGACGACACGCTCGTGGAGCGCGTCGTCGACGTGCTCATCGACGACGCGGCGCGCCTCGTGGCGCCCGGGGCCCTCGGCATCCAGTACCTGACTCCGGCGAGCCTCATCGACACCCTGCCGATCGCCCTGCACGCGGCGGCCGAGCGGCGGTATCGCGAACGCTACGGGTGA
- a CDS encoding HAMP domain-containing sensor histidine kinase, with product MKLRVLLPLLVFGLIAVIAVLIPVAQSLADSRTQQLALQRTAALDQVVQRARTALVQSDVEGLQSYLERFHAVYAESVLVLDESGEPVASAGELHRDADVDQLVTAASRAIPQLSLPRVTPWGPRSALVAVPVIAAGDLSAGVVVLAVDLRGAQADVSRAWAVIAAIGVLLLSALMVASLLWTRWILRPVRALDSAVADLTAHRGPAPLRPSGPPELRRLSRAFATMADEVENSLEQQRGFVADASHQLRTPLAAIRLRVDGLARDGDAADDLSAVDDDLDRLEHTVERMLTLANAEHRAAARTQGHDDARDEGATRECSVTAADLVERHRARLHAAGLTLSIDDSPAVVVPCGRADLDEMLDVLLDNAAKYAGAGARVRVSVEQDAGRLEVRVEDSGTQLDDAHLPRLGTRFWRAGLDGGTTGTGLGLAIVAQLMRAAGGRLELGRSQEGGLAAHLIWDRT from the coding sequence GTGAAGCTGCGGGTGCTGCTCCCCCTGCTCGTCTTCGGTCTCATCGCCGTGATCGCCGTGCTCATCCCCGTGGCGCAGTCGCTCGCCGACTCCCGCACGCAGCAGCTCGCCCTGCAGCGCACCGCGGCGCTCGACCAGGTCGTGCAGCGCGCCCGGACGGCGCTGGTGCAGTCCGACGTCGAGGGACTGCAGTCGTACCTCGAGCGCTTCCACGCGGTCTACGCGGAGTCGGTACTCGTCCTCGACGAGAGCGGGGAACCGGTCGCCTCGGCGGGCGAGCTGCACCGCGATGCCGACGTCGATCAGCTCGTCACCGCGGCTTCGCGGGCCATTCCCCAGCTGTCGCTCCCCCGAGTCACCCCCTGGGGACCCCGCAGCGCCCTCGTCGCGGTGCCCGTGATCGCGGCCGGTGACCTGTCGGCCGGCGTCGTGGTGCTCGCGGTCGACCTGCGGGGCGCGCAAGCCGACGTCTCGCGCGCGTGGGCCGTGATCGCCGCGATCGGGGTGCTGCTGCTCAGCGCCCTCATGGTCGCCTCGCTGCTGTGGACCCGCTGGATCCTGCGCCCGGTGCGCGCGCTCGATTCCGCGGTCGCCGACCTCACCGCCCATCGCGGTCCCGCGCCGCTGCGCCCCTCGGGGCCGCCCGAGCTGCGCCGCCTCAGCCGGGCGTTCGCGACGATGGCCGATGAGGTCGAGAACAGCCTCGAGCAGCAGCGCGGCTTCGTCGCCGATGCCTCGCACCAATTGCGGACGCCCCTCGCCGCCATCCGACTGCGCGTGGACGGCCTCGCCCGCGACGGTGACGCGGCCGACGACCTCTCGGCCGTCGACGACGACCTCGATCGCCTCGAGCACACCGTGGAGCGCATGCTGACCCTCGCCAACGCGGAGCACCGCGCTGCCGCGCGAACCCAGGGTCACGACGACGCCCGAGACGAGGGCGCCACGCGTGAATGCTCGGTGACCGCGGCCGACCTGGTGGAACGGCACCGTGCGCGCCTGCACGCCGCGGGACTGACGCTCAGCATCGACGACTCCCCGGCGGTCGTGGTCCCCTGCGGCCGCGCCGACCTCGACGAGATGCTCGATGTGCTGCTCGACAACGCGGCGAAGTACGCCGGTGCGGGCGCGCGGGTGCGGGTGAGCGTGGAACAGGATGCCGGACGCCTCGAGGTGCGCGTGGAGGACTCGGGCACTCAGCTCGACGACGCGCACCTTCCGCGCCTGGGCACGCGTTTCTGGCGCGCCGGTCTCGACGGCGGCACTACCGGCACCGGCCTCGGGCTCGCCATCGTCGCGCAGCTCATGCGGGCCGCCGGCGGACGGCTGGAGCTGGGGCGCTCGCAGGAGGGCGGACTCGCGGCGCACCTGATCTGGGACAGAACGTGA
- a CDS encoding response regulator transcription factor, with protein sequence MHVLVAEDDGSVAAALVSALTRAGHACTRVARGSDVLLRHRDAQVVLLDLGLEDMDGLDVLRQLREVSSLPVIVVTARGDERSAVRALSLGADDYLVKPVRLHELLARLLAVTRRYSPPDEPLRVRVGSVEIDIDAHRVHAADREVALTPNEFGILYALARRAGQAVSRRQILDEVWGDAYVASSRSFDVHLGQVRQKLPEVTITTIRGLGYRLEDAA encoded by the coding sequence ATGCACGTACTCGTAGCCGAGGACGACGGCTCGGTCGCCGCGGCGCTCGTCTCGGCGCTCACGCGCGCCGGGCACGCGTGCACCCGTGTCGCGCGGGGCAGCGACGTGTTGCTGCGCCATCGCGACGCCCAGGTCGTGCTGCTCGATCTCGGGCTGGAAGACATGGACGGGCTCGACGTACTGCGCCAGCTGCGCGAGGTGAGCTCGCTCCCCGTCATCGTCGTCACGGCCCGCGGCGACGAGCGCTCCGCCGTGCGAGCACTGTCGCTCGGCGCCGACGACTACCTCGTCAAGCCGGTGCGCCTCCACGAGCTGTTGGCGCGGCTCCTGGCCGTCACCCGTCGCTACAGCCCGCCCGACGAGCCCCTGCGCGTGCGGGTCGGGTCGGTCGAGATCGACATCGACGCCCACCGCGTGCACGCCGCCGACCGCGAGGTCGCGCTGACGCCCAACGAGTTCGGCATCCTGTACGCCCTCGCCCGACGCGCGGGGCAGGCGGTGAGCCGTCGGCAGATCCTCGACGAGGTCTGGGGAGACGCGTACGTGGCATCGTCGCGATCGTTCGACGTGCACCTGGGGCAGGTGCGCCAGAAGCTCCCCGAGGTGACCATCACGACCATCCGCGGCCTGGGCTACCGCCTCGAGGATGCCGCGTGA
- a CDS encoding MFS transporter, producing MSTTTTIPTSLRRSISNTLKGSAGNLVEWYDVYVYSVFAVYFESQFFDSDDKNSSLYVWAIFAVTFLMRPIGSWFFGRFADRHGRRLSLTVSVSLMAFCSLVIALAPTAEAIGAGAVVILVFARLVQGFATGGEYGTSATYMSEAAMPGRRGFLSSFHYVTLVGGHVLAQTTLLVMVLTLDDEAISAWGWRVAFAIGGVAAVAVFWMRRTMDESLEQSVITDNKSGRSKESGSMRDLLVNNWRPLLLCFAVTAGGTVAFYTYSVTGPNIVKTAFSGGDVVAGTIINLVALTVLMLMQPIGGWLSDKVGRKSLLVFFGVGGVLYTWFLITMLPQQTNEFAAFAILLGGFIILTGYTSINALVKAQLFPTHVRALGVGLGYALANSLFGGTAPLLYAGAQSAEQVPVFIVYVTVIIAASLAVYIFALRNKAPNWLDDELLMREAQQAKTRVPVSSR from the coding sequence ATGTCAACGACGACGACGATCCCTACGAGCCTGCGACGCTCCATATCGAACACGCTGAAGGGCTCGGCCGGCAACCTTGTCGAGTGGTACGACGTCTACGTCTACTCGGTGTTCGCGGTGTACTTCGAGTCGCAGTTCTTCGACTCCGACGACAAGAACTCCTCCCTCTACGTGTGGGCGATCTTCGCCGTCACTTTCCTCATGCGTCCGATCGGATCGTGGTTCTTCGGCCGCTTCGCCGACCGCCACGGACGCCGGCTGTCTCTCACCGTGTCGGTGTCGCTGATGGCGTTCTGCTCGCTCGTCATCGCCCTCGCCCCCACGGCCGAGGCGATCGGCGCCGGAGCCGTCGTCATCCTGGTCTTCGCCCGCCTGGTGCAGGGCTTCGCCACCGGCGGCGAGTACGGCACGAGCGCGACGTACATGTCCGAGGCCGCCATGCCCGGTCGTCGTGGCTTCCTGTCGTCGTTCCACTACGTCACGCTCGTCGGTGGGCACGTGCTCGCCCAGACGACCCTGCTCGTCATGGTCCTCACCCTCGACGACGAGGCCATCTCGGCGTGGGGCTGGCGCGTTGCCTTCGCCATCGGCGGGGTCGCCGCGGTGGCGGTGTTCTGGATGCGCCGCACGATGGACGAGTCGCTCGAGCAGAGCGTCATCACCGACAACAAGTCGGGCCGCTCGAAGGAGTCGGGCTCGATGCGCGACCTGCTCGTCAACAACTGGCGTCCGCTGCTGCTCTGCTTCGCCGTCACCGCGGGCGGGACCGTCGCGTTCTACACCTACTCGGTCACCGGACCGAACATCGTCAAGACCGCCTTCTCGGGCGGCGACGTCGTGGCCGGCACGATCATCAACCTGGTCGCCCTGACCGTACTCATGCTCATGCAGCCCATCGGCGGCTGGCTCTCCGACAAGGTCGGCCGCAAGTCGCTCCTGGTGTTCTTCGGCGTCGGCGGCGTGCTCTACACGTGGTTCCTGATCACGATGCTCCCGCAGCAGACGAACGAGTTCGCGGCGTTCGCGATCCTGCTCGGAGGCTTCATCATCCTCACCGGATACACCTCGATCAACGCGCTGGTGAAGGCCCAGCTGTTCCCGACCCATGTGCGGGCGCTCGGCGTGGGCCTCGGCTACGCGCTGGCGAACTCGCTGTTCGGCGGCACGGCCCCCCTGCTGTACGCCGGGGCGCAGAGCGCCGAGCAGGTGCCCGTGTTCATCGTCTACGTCACGGTCATCATCGCGGCCTCGCTCGCGGTGTACATCTTCGCCCTGCGCAACAAGGCCCCGAACTGGCTCGACGATGAACTCCTCATGCGCGAGGCCCAGCAGGCCAAGACGCGCGTACCGGTCTCGTCGCGCTGA
- a CDS encoding AraC family transcriptional regulator: MDATLRHTFLLVQSGSVTIVGRFPDVRAGTGDLIVIRPSTPFGARPDPHAEFVALLLHERFVSEVLYWRYPIVGGQRALARDVRAHSPAVQRIRFPSRARAKIGSLIEQVATLPADTPIFTSMRLALGVIDAVHPYILATDRVVLEASGEGPVTGLIPRREVERMRRLLHARYTERWTMDRLAGEANMSVSALRRAFRSDLGVTPMQYLRRLRISRFEQLVTDSNMTFTAAAHAVGLESTGHLREHMSRIHANPASVVRSQSRRL, encoded by the coding sequence GTGGATGCGACCCTGCGGCACACGTTCCTCCTGGTCCAGTCGGGGAGCGTGACGATCGTCGGACGATTCCCCGATGTCCGCGCCGGCACCGGCGATCTCATCGTGATCCGCCCCTCGACCCCCTTCGGGGCCCGTCCTGACCCGCACGCAGAATTCGTCGCTCTCCTGCTGCACGAGCGATTCGTGAGCGAGGTGCTCTACTGGCGATACCCGATCGTCGGCGGGCAACGGGCGCTCGCGCGTGATGTCCGTGCACACTCCCCCGCGGTCCAACGCATCCGCTTTCCCAGCCGCGCGCGCGCGAAGATCGGCTCCCTCATCGAGCAAGTGGCCACCCTTCCGGCAGACACCCCCATCTTCACGAGCATGCGTCTCGCCCTCGGCGTCATCGACGCCGTGCACCCCTACATCCTCGCCACAGATCGGGTGGTCTTGGAGGCGTCGGGCGAGGGGCCCGTCACGGGGCTCATTCCCCGGCGCGAGGTCGAGCGCATGCGCCGTCTCCTGCACGCGCGGTATACGGAGAGGTGGACGATGGACCGCCTCGCCGGGGAGGCGAACATGTCGGTATCCGCCCTCCGGCGGGCTTTCCGCAGCGACCTCGGAGTGACGCCGATGCAGTACCTGCGGCGCCTCCGGATCAGCCGATTCGAACAGCTCGTCACAGACAGCAACATGACCTTCACGGCCGCAGCCCACGCGGTCGGACTCGAGTCGACCGGGCACCTCCGCGAGCACATGAGCCGCATCCACGCGAATCCCGCCAGCGTCGTTCGCTCCCAATCGAGACGGTTGTGA
- a CDS encoding 3-methyladenine DNA glycosylase has translation MSTVLDTTTLSRAEWSVLADAHAARADALTADHRARASRAEKHPVEDFLFTYYSYKPAILRRWHPGIDVVLGDADERAAWRWYRSDRDGVRVDAESFRTERGSLYRGIVSLLRATADRPAQFGCFGLHEWAMAYRADEVRHAVPLRLGRDGTDAVVDAHDLRCTHFDAFRFFTPDAVPLNRTPLSRDDQAEREQPGCLHAGMDVYKWAVKLGPLVPGPLLLATFELARDIRTLDMQASPYDLRDWGYLPVPIETAEGKAEYVARQRSLSERGQALRRAVIRAVTGTDDTPGRADFLRPRSVL, from the coding sequence GTGAGCACCGTCCTCGACACGACGACGCTCTCGCGCGCCGAGTGGAGCGTCCTCGCCGATGCGCACGCCGCACGCGCCGACGCACTGACCGCCGACCACCGCGCGCGGGCCAGTCGGGCCGAGAAGCACCCGGTCGAGGACTTCCTCTTCACCTACTACTCGTACAAGCCGGCGATCCTGCGGCGCTGGCACCCCGGCATCGACGTCGTACTCGGCGACGCCGACGAGCGCGCCGCCTGGCGCTGGTACCGCAGCGACCGTGACGGCGTGCGAGTGGATGCCGAGAGCTTCCGCACCGAGCGCGGATCCCTGTATCGCGGCATCGTCTCGCTGCTGCGGGCCACCGCCGACCGACCGGCGCAGTTCGGCTGCTTCGGGCTGCACGAGTGGGCCATGGCCTACCGCGCCGACGAGGTGCGGCACGCAGTGCCGCTGCGGCTCGGCCGCGACGGGACCGACGCGGTGGTCGACGCCCACGACCTGCGCTGCACGCACTTCGACGCGTTCCGGTTCTTCACGCCCGACGCGGTGCCGCTGAACCGTACGCCCCTCTCACGCGACGACCAGGCCGAGCGCGAGCAGCCCGGTTGTCTGCACGCAGGCATGGACGTGTACAAGTGGGCCGTGAAGCTCGGTCCTCTCGTTCCCGGCCCCCTGCTGCTCGCGACGTTCGAGCTCGCCCGCGACATCCGCACCCTCGACATGCAGGCCTCGCCCTACGACCTGCGCGACTGGGGCTACCTGCCCGTCCCCATCGAAACGGCCGAGGGCAAGGCCGAATACGTGGCCCGTCAGAGGAGCCTGAGCGAGCGCGGTCAGGCTCTGCGGCGCGCCGTCATCCGCGCGGTCACGGGCACCGACGACACGCCCGGCCGCGCCGATTTCTTACGCCCGCGATCTGTGTTGTAA
- a CDS encoding SOS response-associated peptidase, whose protein sequence is MCGRFVVANVASQLVGVLRVDVEADELPPPSYNIAPTSRVGIVLDSIKSEPPVRRLEVARWGLVPGWAKDVKIGARAFNARAEEVEDKPMFRTALIKRRAVIPASGYYEWKTTDEGKTPHYIHPSDGSPLFFAGLYEWWKDPSLADDDPARWVLSCTILTRDAIGRLGSIHDRMPLFLDPDFADAWLDPTTENVGDVLDAAIDAAPDVAETLDDHVVSSDVGNVRNDSPALIDAVE, encoded by the coding sequence ATGTGCGGTCGTTTCGTCGTAGCCAACGTGGCCTCCCAGCTCGTGGGGGTGCTGCGCGTCGACGTCGAGGCCGACGAGCTGCCCCCGCCGTCGTACAACATCGCTCCCACGTCGCGCGTGGGCATCGTGCTCGACTCGATCAAGAGCGAACCCCCGGTCCGGCGCCTCGAGGTCGCGCGCTGGGGGCTCGTGCCCGGGTGGGCGAAAGACGTCAAGATCGGCGCCCGGGCGTTCAACGCCCGCGCCGAAGAGGTCGAAGACAAGCCGATGTTCCGCACCGCGCTCATCAAGCGGCGCGCGGTGATCCCGGCATCCGGGTACTACGAGTGGAAGACCACCGACGAGGGCAAGACCCCCCACTACATCCACCCGTCCGACGGCTCGCCGCTGTTCTTCGCCGGGCTGTACGAGTGGTGGAAAGACCCCTCGCTCGCCGACGACGACCCCGCCCGGTGGGTGCTCAGCTGCACGATCCTCACCCGCGACGCCATCGGCCGCCTGGGATCGATCCACGACCGCATGCCGCTGTTCCTCGACCCCGATTTCGCCGACGCCTGGCTCGACCCGACCACCGAGAACGTCGGCGACGTGCTCGACGCCGCGATCGACGCGGCCCCCGACGTCGCCGAGACGCTCGACGACCACGTCGTGTCGTCCGACGTCGGCAATGTGCGCAACGACTCCCCCGCGCTGATCGACGCCGTCGAGTGA
- a CDS encoding App1 family protein, translating into MSRSSRAKVLWFARLERRFHRWRERRARARHLRPVVTGFPGYGTEEWVRVLGRVLIAPPIKRTSTGESASLRGWRAFAAVPVGMARVDIVIDGVTHEVTADRGGVIDAKLPATLAPGWQEITMSVEGSEPTETRVFIVGSDVRFGVVSDIDDTVMVTALPRPLLAAWNSFVLDEHARQPVPGMAVMLERLTRENPGTPVIYLSTGAWNVAPTLTRFMRRHLFPAGSFLLTDWGPTHDRWFRSGRDHKEQNLRRLAREFPQVKWLLVGDDGQHDDAIYTGFAIENPRSVAAVAIRRLLPAEAVLAGGRTVVDDHSAAEVPWVSESDGAGLLERLQDAGVISREG; encoded by the coding sequence ATGTCTCGCTCTTCTCGCGCCAAAGTGCTCTGGTTCGCCCGACTCGAGCGCCGGTTCCACCGCTGGCGCGAGCGTCGGGCGCGCGCCCGCCACCTGCGTCCCGTGGTCACCGGCTTTCCGGGCTACGGAACCGAGGAGTGGGTGCGCGTGCTCGGTCGCGTGCTGATCGCCCCGCCGATCAAGCGCACCTCGACCGGAGAGTCCGCGAGCCTGCGCGGCTGGCGTGCGTTCGCCGCCGTTCCGGTGGGGATGGCGCGCGTCGACATCGTCATCGACGGGGTGACGCACGAGGTCACCGCCGACCGTGGCGGAGTGATCGACGCCAAGCTCCCCGCGACGCTCGCGCCCGGCTGGCAGGAAATCACCATGTCGGTCGAGGGCAGCGAGCCCACCGAGACCCGCGTGTTCATCGTCGGCTCCGACGTGCGCTTCGGCGTCGTGAGCGACATCGACGACACCGTCATGGTCACCGCCCTTCCGCGTCCGCTTCTCGCGGCCTGGAACTCCTTCGTGCTCGACGAACACGCCCGCCAGCCCGTTCCGGGGATGGCGGTCATGCTCGAGCGGCTGACGCGGGAGAACCCCGGTACGCCGGTGATCTACCTGTCGACCGGTGCCTGGAACGTCGCCCCCACTCTGACCCGCTTCATGCGTCGGCACCTGTTCCCGGCGGGCTCGTTCCTGCTCACCGACTGGGGCCCCACGCACGACCGCTGGTTCCGCAGCGGTCGCGACCACAAGGAGCAGAACCTCCGCCGTCTCGCGCGGGAGTTCCCCCAGGTGAAGTGGCTGCTCGTCGGTGACGACGGTCAGCACGACGACGCCATCTACACCGGCTTCGCCATCGAGAATCCGCGGAGCGTCGCCGCCGTCGCCATCCGCCGGCTGCTGCCCGCCGAGGCCGTGCTGGCCGGTGGGCGCACCGTGGTCGACGATCACTCGGCCGCCGAGGTGCCGTGGGTGAGCGAGTCCGACGGCGCGGGCCTGCTCGAGCGACTGCAGGATGCCGGGGTCATCTCGCGAGAGGGCTGA